One Cellulomonas sp. Y8 DNA segment encodes these proteins:
- a CDS encoding cation diffusion facilitator family transporter: MSHDHGHGGGADGAPADHRRRLAIAFGLTSTVLVAQAVGALVTGSLALLVDTAHMLTDAAGLAMALVAAHLALKPATSRRTWGYRRAEVLGALAQSAVLLAVGGYVLVEGVRRLFAPPDVPSTELIVFGVVGLVANLLAIAVLAGGRKANFNLRAAFLEVLNDALGSVGVIVAAVVIATTGWQQADAVAGLLIGALIVPRAIRLLRETAAVLLESTPPGLDLDAVRDHLLGVEHVRSVHDLHATLVATGLPVVTAHITVDDECFSDGHTARILDQLQDCLATHFPISVEHSTFQIEPASHRTHEHLGHA; this comes from the coding sequence GTGAGCCACGACCACGGGCACGGCGGCGGTGCCGACGGCGCCCCGGCGGACCACCGGCGACGGCTCGCGATCGCGTTCGGCCTGACGTCGACGGTGCTGGTCGCCCAGGCGGTCGGCGCGCTGGTGACCGGCAGCCTCGCGCTGCTGGTGGACACCGCGCACATGCTCACCGACGCCGCGGGGCTCGCCATGGCGCTGGTCGCCGCGCACCTCGCGCTCAAGCCGGCGACGTCGCGGCGGACCTGGGGCTACCGGCGGGCCGAGGTGCTGGGCGCGCTGGCGCAGTCCGCGGTGCTGCTGGCGGTCGGCGGGTACGTGCTGGTCGAGGGCGTCCGGCGGCTGTTCGCACCGCCCGACGTCCCGTCGACCGAGCTGATCGTGTTCGGCGTCGTCGGGCTCGTCGCGAACCTGCTCGCGATCGCGGTGCTGGCCGGGGGCCGGAAGGCGAACTTCAACCTGCGCGCCGCCTTCCTCGAGGTGCTGAACGACGCGCTCGGCTCGGTCGGCGTCATCGTCGCCGCGGTCGTCATCGCGACCACGGGCTGGCAGCAGGCGGACGCGGTCGCCGGCCTGCTCATCGGCGCCCTGATCGTCCCCCGCGCGATCCGGCTGCTGCGCGAGACCGCCGCCGTGCTGCTGGAGTCGACGCCGCCCGGGCTCGACCTCGACGCGGTGCGGGACCACCTGCTCGGCGTCGAGCACGTGCGCTCGGTGCACGACCTGCACGCGACGCTGGTCGCGACGGGGCTGCCGGTGGTCACGGCGCACATCACGGTCGACGACGAGTGCTTCTCCGACGGGCACACCGCGCGGATCCTCGACCAGCTCCAGGACTGCCTCGCCACGCACTTCCCGATCTCGGTCGAGCACTCGACGTTCCAGATCGAGCCCGCGTCGCACCGCACGCACGAGCACCTCGGGCACGCCTGA
- a CDS encoding helix-turn-helix transcriptional regulator, with product MTSPAIDDENETRSADDAALTAPTAALFRALGEPARLTMLRHLFTGEHSVRELTDHLGLAQSTVSVHLACLRDCGLVTVRQRGRASIYAIADPGRLATLVGAAEDLLRGGSSPDACAHLAGDPA from the coding sequence ATGACATCCCCCGCTATCGATGACGAGAACGAGACCCGTTCCGCCGACGACGCCGCCCTCACCGCGCCGACCGCCGCGCTGTTCCGGGCGCTCGGCGAGCCGGCCCGGCTGACGATGCTGCGCCACCTGTTCACCGGCGAGCACTCGGTGCGCGAGCTGACGGACCACCTCGGGCTCGCGCAGAGCACGGTCAGCGTGCACCTCGCCTGCCTCCGGGACTGCGGGCTGGTCACCGTGCGGCAGCGCGGCCGGGCCTCCATCTACGCGATCGCCGACCCCGGTCGCCTGGCGACGCTCGTCGGCGCGGCGGAGGACCTGCTGCGCGGCGGCTCGAGCCCGGACGCGTGCGCGCATCTCGCGGGGGACCCGGCGTGA
- a CDS encoding von Willebrand factor type A domain-containing protein — translation MRGRTSTEAARPGTARRSRDRLVVAVAVVALGALGACSSGDASDASYGQEVAQDDAYAPDPWPYAPTESQEDYDDSPEQPFQDVATSPLSTFASDVDTASYSNLRRQLTQGTQPQGVRIEELVNYFDYDYPAPAPDAEDPFTVTTQVADAPWDPDHQLAMIGVQVTDAVPTSRGDNIVFLLDVSGSMDEPDKLPLLARSFELLVEQLDEDDTVSIVTYAGSDTVLADSVPGNEQRTLVGILRELSAGGSTGGARGPETAYELATKNFVEGGNNRVVLATDGDFNVGPSTPEQLTDLIEEHARTGVHISVLGFGMGNLKDSTMEAIADHGNGNYAYIDTLDEARKVLVDEFDSTMFVVAQDLKLQVELNPATVSQYRLLGYDNRRLEDEDFDDDTKDAGDVGAGHSVTAFYELVPAGRESGSGDDDLDYQDRKTRGSDDFLTVHVRYKDPGATESTEVVVPAGADAYTRSPGADFRFASAVAEFGLVASGSEYADGADPGRARDRAAEALGEDPYGLRSEFVGLVERYEQVAG, via the coding sequence ATGCGTGGTCGGACGTCGACGGAAGCGGCTCGTCCCGGGACGGCGCGGCGGTCGCGGGACCGCCTGGTCGTCGCGGTCGCGGTGGTGGCGCTGGGAGCGCTCGGCGCGTGCAGCTCGGGGGACGCGAGCGACGCCTCCTACGGCCAGGAGGTCGCGCAGGACGACGCGTACGCACCCGATCCGTGGCCGTACGCCCCCACCGAGTCGCAGGAGGACTACGACGACTCGCCGGAGCAGCCGTTCCAGGACGTCGCGACCAGCCCGCTGTCGACGTTCGCCTCCGACGTCGACACCGCCTCGTACAGCAACCTGCGCCGGCAGCTCACCCAGGGCACCCAGCCGCAGGGCGTGCGGATCGAGGAGCTCGTCAACTACTTCGACTACGACTACCCGGCGCCGGCGCCGGACGCGGAGGACCCGTTCACGGTGACGACGCAGGTCGCGGACGCGCCGTGGGACCCGGACCACCAGCTGGCGATGATCGGCGTGCAGGTCACGGACGCCGTCCCGACGAGCCGGGGCGACAACATCGTCTTCCTGCTCGACGTGTCCGGCTCCATGGACGAGCCGGACAAGCTGCCGCTGCTCGCGCGGTCGTTCGAGCTCCTGGTCGAGCAGCTCGACGAGGACGACACCGTCTCGATCGTGACGTACGCCGGCAGCGACACCGTCCTCGCGGACTCGGTGCCGGGGAACGAGCAGCGCACGCTCGTCGGGATCCTGCGCGAGCTCAGCGCGGGCGGCTCGACCGGCGGGGCGCGGGGCCCGGAGACCGCGTACGAGCTCGCCACGAAGAACTTCGTCGAGGGCGGCAACAACCGCGTCGTCCTGGCCACCGACGGCGACTTCAACGTCGGCCCGTCGACGCCCGAGCAGCTCACCGACCTCATCGAGGAGCACGCCCGGACCGGCGTGCACATCTCCGTCCTCGGGTTCGGCATGGGCAACCTCAAGGACAGCACCATGGAGGCGATCGCCGACCACGGGAACGGCAACTACGCGTACATCGACACCCTCGACGAGGCGCGCAAGGTCCTGGTGGACGAGTTCGACTCCACGATGTTCGTCGTCGCCCAGGACCTCAAGCTCCAGGTCGAGCTGAACCCGGCGACCGTCTCGCAGTACCGGCTGCTGGGCTACGACAACCGCCGCCTGGAGGACGAGGACTTCGACGACGACACGAAGGACGCCGGCGACGTCGGCGCCGGGCACTCGGTCACGGCGTTCTACGAGCTGGTGCCGGCCGGGCGCGAGAGCGGGAGCGGCGACGACGACCTCGACTACCAGGACCGCAAGACGCGCGGCTCCGACGACTTCCTCACGGTGCACGTCCGCTACAAGGACCCCGGGGCGACCGAGAGCACCGAGGTCGTCGTCCCGGCCGGCGCGGACGCGTACACCCGCTCCCCCGGCGCGGACTTCCGGTTCGCGTCCGCGGTGGCGGAGTTCGGTCTCGTCGCGTCGGGGTCCGAGTACGCCGACGGCGCCGACCCGGGCCGCGCCCGGGACCGGGCCGCGGAGGCGCTCGGGGAGGACCCGTACGGGCTGCGGTCGGAGTTCGTCGGGCTCGTCGAGCGGTACGAGCAGGTCGCGGGCTGA
- a CDS encoding glycoside hydrolase family 3 N-terminal domain-containing protein, translating into MSLPTTPGPSDRSPQHARRARRSRRGPAVLLTALVAAAATAVPLAWAAEGGPAGPAPAVTEAAAVAAAPTSQPPAPTPTCTPQPLEARAAAVLVVGLPGVTRADDALAQQVVGLGVGGVFLAGGNARSADQVAALTTGLRAAAGRPLLVSTDEESGRVAHMRQVVGAGPSPRRMAREESPDDVRARAAETGRVLAEVGVDLDLAPVLDLDDGPATGVIGDRSFSADPQEAATYGLAYARGLADAGVTSAVKHFPGHGRSAVDSHRESSLVEAALDELAATDLAPFQAAVDAGAPVVMLNHLQYAALDPDLPASLSPRAYALLREMGFEGVAMTDSVGMGAVNLRWDFPDAAVQAVSAGADAVLATDGNHAARMRDGLVAAVRSGQLPEARLSEAAARVTALAGGDPVAMSCLEVELPRLDGGAGADATAGAEGLSPAP; encoded by the coding sequence GTGAGCCTCCCGACGACCCCCGGCCCGTCCGACCGGTCGCCGCAGCACGCCCGGCGCGCTCGGCGGTCCCGCCGGGGTCCTGCGGTCCTGCTCACCGCGCTGGTCGCCGCCGCGGCGACCGCCGTACCCCTCGCCTGGGCGGCGGAGGGCGGCCCGGCCGGCCCCGCACCCGCGGTCACCGAGGCCGCCGCCGTCGCCGCCGCGCCGACGTCGCAGCCACCCGCCCCCACCCCCACGTGCACCCCGCAGCCCCTCGAGGCCCGCGCCGCCGCGGTGCTCGTCGTCGGGCTGCCCGGCGTGACGCGCGCGGACGACGCGCTCGCGCAGCAGGTCGTCGGGCTCGGCGTCGGTGGCGTGTTCCTGGCGGGCGGGAACGCCCGCAGCGCCGACCAGGTGGCGGCGCTCACCACCGGGCTGCGCGCCGCGGCGGGCCGGCCGCTGCTGGTGTCGACCGACGAGGAGTCCGGCCGGGTGGCCCACATGCGCCAGGTCGTCGGCGCCGGGCCGTCGCCGCGCCGCATGGCCCGGGAGGAGTCGCCGGACGACGTCCGTGCCCGGGCGGCGGAGACCGGCCGCGTGCTGGCCGAGGTCGGCGTGGACCTGGACCTCGCGCCGGTGCTCGACCTGGACGACGGCCCCGCGACGGGCGTGATCGGCGACCGGTCCTTCAGCGCCGACCCCCAGGAGGCGGCGACGTACGGGCTCGCCTACGCGCGCGGGCTCGCCGACGCGGGCGTCACCTCGGCGGTCAAGCACTTCCCCGGGCACGGACGCTCGGCGGTCGACTCGCACCGCGAGTCGTCCCTGGTCGAGGCGGCGCTGGACGAGCTCGCGGCGACCGACCTGGCGCCGTTCCAGGCGGCCGTCGACGCCGGCGCTCCCGTCGTCATGCTCAACCACCTGCAGTACGCGGCCCTCGACCCCGACCTGCCCGCGTCCCTCAGCCCGCGCGCCTACGCGCTGCTGCGCGAGATGGGCTTCGAGGGGGTCGCGATGACGGACTCGGTCGGGATGGGCGCCGTCAACCTCCGCTGGGACTTCCCAGACGCCGCCGTGCAGGCGGTGTCCGCCGGAGCCGACGCGGTCCTCGCGACCGACGGCAACCACGCCGCCCGGATGCGCGACGGCCTCGTCGCCGCGGTCCGCTCCGGGCAGCTGCCCGAGGCCCGGCTGTCGGAGGCCGCGGCGCGCGTCACCGCGCTGGCCGGCGGCGACCCCGTGGCGATGTCGTGCCTGGAGGTGGAGCTGCCGCGGCTGGACGGGGGCGCAGGTGCCGACGCGACCGCCGGGGCAGAGGGCCTCAGCCCGGCGCCGTGA
- the trpS gene encoding tryptophan--tRNA ligase: MPTRVFTGLKPTGSLQLGNYLGAIRPLLDLAADPGADVVVCVADLHALTVEHDPALLRARTREVATTMLACGLDPSARLFVQSTVPAHTELAHLLECTATYGEMTRMVQFKEKSAGGDSIRLSLLTYPALMAADILAHDTEVVPVGEDQRQHLELTTTLARRFNARYGETFVIPRGSTPPTTARLKDLRDPRTKMGKTGSDGAGVLFLLDDPDTVAAKVRRAVTDGEPALAFDPEGRPGVANLAALLGALTGRSPEEALAGLRGAGALKSAVTEAVVAALDPVRRRYAELEADPAEVDRVLRAGRDAVTPRAAATTARAREAIGLLGVA, translated from the coding sequence GTGCCCACGCGTGTGTTCACCGGCCTCAAGCCCACCGGCAGCCTGCAGCTCGGCAACTACCTCGGCGCGATCCGGCCGCTGCTCGACCTCGCCGCGGACCCCGGTGCGGACGTCGTCGTCTGCGTCGCCGACCTGCACGCCCTCACCGTGGAGCACGACCCCGCGCTGCTCCGTGCGCGCACCCGGGAGGTGGCCACGACGATGCTGGCCTGCGGCCTCGACCCGAGCGCCCGGCTGTTCGTGCAGTCGACCGTCCCGGCGCACACCGAGCTGGCGCACCTCCTCGAGTGCACCGCGACGTACGGCGAGATGACGCGGATGGTCCAGTTCAAGGAGAAGTCGGCGGGCGGCGACTCGATCCGGCTGTCGCTGCTCACCTACCCCGCCCTCATGGCGGCGGACATCCTCGCCCACGACACGGAGGTGGTGCCCGTCGGCGAGGACCAGCGGCAGCACCTGGAGCTGACCACGACCCTCGCCCGCCGGTTCAACGCCCGCTACGGCGAGACCTTCGTGATCCCGCGGGGGAGCACGCCCCCGACGACCGCACGGCTCAAGGACCTGCGGGACCCGCGGACCAAGATGGGCAAGACCGGGTCGGACGGCGCGGGGGTGCTGTTCCTGCTCGACGACCCCGACACCGTCGCGGCGAAGGTGCGCCGGGCGGTCACGGACGGAGAGCCGGCGCTGGCGTTCGACCCCGAGGGGCGGCCCGGCGTCGCGAACCTCGCCGCCCTGCTCGGCGCGCTCACGGGCCGGTCACCCGAGGAGGCGCTCGCGGGGCTGCGGGGGGCCGGGGCGCTCAAGTCCGCGGTGACCGAGGCGGTGGTGGCGGCCCTCGACCCGGTCCGGCGTCGGTACGCCGAGCTCGAGGCGGACCCGGCCGAGGTGGACCGGGTGCTGCGCGCGGGCAGGGACGCCGTGACGCCCCGGGCGGCGGCGACCACGGCGCGGGCGCGGGAAGCGATCGGGCTGCTGGGCGTGGCGTGA
- a CDS encoding GNAT family N-acetyltransferase encodes MTAPYLDAPWPITTERLLLRPATAADASAVWAYRRLPEVARWMTALPDDEQAFAARFVEPDRLGPTLVVERDGAVVGDLMVRIEDGWGQTEVAEQAKGTQAEIGWAFDPAAQGHGLATEAVRRLLDVCFTDLGLRRLTALCFADNAPSWRLMERVGMRREGVYRADSLHRDGRWLDSYAYALLREEWAARR; translated from the coding sequence GTGACCGCCCCGTACCTCGACGCCCCCTGGCCGATCACCACCGAGCGCCTCCTGCTGCGCCCCGCGACGGCGGCCGACGCGTCGGCGGTCTGGGCCTACCGCCGGCTCCCCGAGGTCGCCCGCTGGATGACCGCGCTGCCCGACGACGAGCAGGCGTTCGCCGCGCGGTTCGTCGAGCCCGACCGCCTCGGCCCGACCCTCGTCGTCGAGCGTGACGGCGCCGTGGTCGGCGACCTGATGGTCCGCATCGAGGACGGCTGGGGTCAGACGGAGGTCGCCGAGCAGGCGAAGGGCACCCAGGCGGAGATCGGCTGGGCGTTCGACCCCGCCGCGCAGGGTCACGGCCTCGCGACCGAGGCGGTCCGCCGGCTGCTCGACGTCTGCTTCACCGACCTCGGCCTGCGGCGGCTGACCGCGCTGTGCTTCGCGGACAACGCGCCGTCCTGGCGGCTCATGGAGCGGGTCGGGATGCGGCGCGAGGGGGTGTACCGGGCGGACTCGCTGCACCGGGACGGGCGGTGGCTGGACTCGTACGCGTACGCGCTGCTGCGCGAGGAGTGGGCGGCGCGACGCTGA
- a CDS encoding Fic family protein — protein sequence MTQGAQHAPPAASNDPAGARVPPHGSEVLPWTSRSSRRTEIDEYRASVPPLIADVDLRPSRTLLEAARRAQVEIGVLERAHADQVAALEPFLLRTEAIASSQIEEELTTVDQLARAQYGIRAPRTARTVKGAIDGLALLVERAGGGIVLDDVLAAHRPLMADDPHEKWDAGRLRTVQNWIGGSNRSPRGAVHVPPAPARVPELMDDLIRFARRTDLDPVVQAAVVHAQFESIHPFTDGNGRLGRSLINAVWRFRGATREMAVPVASAIVADRGHYFALVNGYRDGDVEAFAAYLADAASRAVAAAEVSAQRLLALPGEWQARVRPRAGSAVATLLPLLVSRPVVDASDVMRLTGVSSARAYAAVERLVEEDVLRPITESRRDMTWAAGEVLDEADLMVDRLRGG from the coding sequence ATGACCCAGGGTGCGCAGCACGCGCCGCCGGCCGCGTCGAACGACCCGGCCGGCGCCCGCGTGCCGCCGCACGGGTCCGAGGTCCTGCCGTGGACGTCGCGGTCCTCGCGGCGGACGGAGATCGACGAGTACCGGGCGTCGGTCCCCCCGCTGATCGCCGACGTCGACCTCCGGCCGTCGCGCACGCTCCTGGAGGCCGCGCGCCGGGCCCAGGTCGAGATCGGCGTCCTGGAGCGCGCCCACGCGGACCAGGTCGCGGCGCTGGAGCCGTTCCTCCTCCGCACGGAGGCCATCGCCTCCTCGCAGATCGAGGAGGAGCTCACGACGGTCGACCAGCTGGCGCGCGCCCAGTACGGCATCCGTGCACCGCGTACCGCCCGGACCGTGAAGGGGGCCATCGACGGGCTCGCGCTCCTCGTGGAACGCGCAGGCGGCGGGATCGTGCTGGACGACGTGCTGGCCGCGCACCGGCCGCTCATGGCGGACGACCCGCACGAGAAGTGGGACGCGGGCCGGCTCCGGACCGTGCAGAACTGGATCGGCGGTTCGAACCGCTCGCCGCGAGGCGCGGTGCACGTGCCGCCCGCACCCGCTCGTGTCCCGGAGCTGATGGACGACCTCATCCGGTTCGCCCGCCGGACCGACCTCGACCCGGTCGTGCAGGCGGCGGTCGTGCACGCGCAGTTCGAGTCGATCCACCCGTTCACCGACGGCAACGGGCGTCTCGGCCGCTCCCTCATCAACGCGGTGTGGCGGTTCCGCGGGGCGACACGGGAGATGGCCGTCCCGGTGGCCTCCGCCATCGTCGCCGACCGCGGGCACTACTTCGCGCTGGTGAACGGCTACCGCGACGGTGACGTCGAGGCGTTCGCCGCGTACCTCGCCGACGCGGCGTCGCGGGCGGTCGCGGCCGCCGAGGTGTCCGCGCAGCGGCTGCTGGCGCTCCCCGGCGAGTGGCAGGCTCGCGTGCGCCCGCGCGCCGGGTCGGCGGTCGCCACCCTGCTGCCGCTGCTCGTGAGCCGTCCGGTGGTGGACGCCTCCGACGTGATGCGCCTGACCGGGGTCTCGTCCGCACGGGCATACGCGGCCGTCGAGAGGCTGGTCGAGGAGGACGTGCTGCGTCCGATCACCGAGTCCCGCCGCGACATGACCTGGGCGGCCGGCGAGGTGCTGGACGAGGCCGACCTGATGGTGGACCGGCTCCGGGGCGGGTGA
- a CDS encoding alpha-galactosidase, whose product MIHHLRAGGVSLLVDARGTAVPAVLHWGTDLGHLDDDALAALADALVPPVPPSSVDDPLRLSLLPTLSQGWSGQQALAVHRSGRLDVDPTLLSVERLTVDWDDVLRVDVGDAEAGLEVRTELRLSPEGVLAVRHELRNVDGTPLGVGTLDVVLPVPDRAREVADHTGLWSHERRPQRLTPGHGVWLREARHGRPGHDDAYLLAAGTPGFGFRSGEVWTAHVAWSGDRRLWAERNPLGPSAVGGGERLDPGEVVLAPGEVLATPWLVATWSDAGIDGASDRLHRRHRRRRGPLRPRPLVLNTWEAVYFDHDLPTLARLVDAAAAAGVERFVLDDGWFHGRRDDRTSLGDWTVDATVWPEGLHPLATLVRDAGMELGLWVEPEMVSADSDLARAHPEWVLGRPSTPEWRHQRVLDLAQPGAWAHVHDALAALLRENPIAYLKWDHNRDLLGGSAHRQTEALYRLLDALREEFPDVEIESCASGGGRVDLGILDRVDRFWPSDTNDPLDRQEIHRWTSVLVPPEHLGAHLGDARAHTTGRSSDLGFRFATALFGHAGIEWDLTRASDDERAAVATWAAAYRDLRGLLHAGTVVRADVADPALAVHGVVAEDRSAAVVALVALSAPGVSRPAPARVPGLDPERSYRVEVVDLGAGLPRVLDAGAPAWWDAVVGGGSVVLPGRALAETGLAWPLLTPQQAAVLRLTAV is encoded by the coding sequence ATGATCCACCATCTGCGCGCCGGGGGCGTCAGCCTCCTGGTCGACGCCCGCGGCACCGCGGTGCCGGCCGTGCTGCACTGGGGTACCGACCTCGGGCACCTCGACGACGACGCCCTCGCGGCGCTGGCCGACGCCCTGGTGCCGCCCGTGCCGCCCAGCTCGGTCGACGACCCCCTGCGGCTCTCGCTGCTGCCGACCCTCTCCCAGGGCTGGTCGGGCCAGCAGGCGCTCGCCGTGCACCGGTCGGGCCGGCTCGACGTCGACCCCACCCTGCTCTCCGTCGAGCGCCTGACCGTCGACTGGGACGACGTGCTGCGGGTGGACGTCGGCGACGCGGAGGCCGGCCTCGAGGTGCGCACCGAGCTGCGGCTGTCGCCCGAGGGCGTGCTCGCGGTCCGGCACGAGCTGCGCAACGTCGACGGCACCCCGCTGGGCGTGGGCACCCTCGACGTCGTCCTGCCGGTCCCGGACCGGGCGCGCGAGGTCGCCGACCACACCGGGCTGTGGTCGCACGAGCGCCGGCCGCAGCGGCTCACCCCCGGGCACGGGGTGTGGCTGCGCGAGGCGCGGCACGGCCGGCCCGGCCACGACGACGCGTACCTGCTCGCCGCCGGGACGCCCGGGTTCGGCTTCCGGTCCGGCGAGGTGTGGACCGCGCACGTCGCCTGGAGCGGCGACCGCCGGCTGTGGGCCGAGCGCAACCCGCTCGGTCCGTCGGCCGTCGGCGGCGGCGAGCGGCTCGACCCGGGCGAGGTCGTGCTGGCGCCCGGCGAGGTGCTCGCCACGCCGTGGCTCGTCGCCACCTGGTCCGACGCCGGCATCGACGGCGCGAGCGACCGGCTGCACCGCCGGCACCGGCGCCGCCGCGGCCCGCTCCGGCCGCGGCCCCTCGTGCTCAACACCTGGGAGGCCGTGTACTTCGACCACGACCTGCCGACCCTCGCGCGCCTGGTCGACGCGGCCGCCGCGGCCGGGGTCGAGCGGTTCGTGCTCGACGACGGCTGGTTCCACGGCCGCCGGGACGACCGCACCTCGCTCGGCGACTGGACGGTCGACGCCACCGTCTGGCCCGAGGGCCTGCACCCGCTCGCCACGCTCGTCCGCGACGCCGGGATGGAGCTCGGGCTGTGGGTCGAGCCCGAGATGGTCAGCGCCGACTCCGACCTGGCGCGGGCGCACCCCGAGTGGGTGCTCGGCCGGCCGTCGACGCCCGAGTGGCGGCACCAGCGCGTGCTCGACCTCGCCCAGCCCGGCGCGTGGGCGCACGTGCACGACGCCCTGGCCGCGCTGCTGCGCGAGAACCCGATCGCGTACCTGAAGTGGGACCACAACCGCGACCTGCTCGGCGGCTCCGCGCACCGGCAGACCGAGGCGCTGTACCGGCTGCTCGACGCCCTCCGGGAGGAGTTCCCCGACGTCGAGATCGAGTCCTGCGCGTCGGGCGGCGGCCGGGTCGACCTCGGGATCCTGGACCGCGTCGACCGGTTCTGGCCGTCGGACACCAACGACCCGCTCGACCGCCAGGAGATCCACCGCTGGACGTCGGTGCTGGTCCCGCCGGAGCACCTGGGTGCGCACCTCGGCGACGCCCGCGCGCACACGACCGGGCGGTCGAGCGACCTGGGCTTCCGGTTCGCGACCGCGCTGTTCGGCCACGCCGGGATCGAGTGGGACCTGACCCGCGCGTCCGACGACGAGCGCGCCGCGGTCGCGACGTGGGCCGCCGCCTACCGGGACCTCCGCGGCCTGCTGCACGCCGGGACCGTCGTGCGGGCGGACGTCGCGGACCCGGCGCTCGCCGTGCACGGCGTCGTCGCGGAGGACCGGTCGGCCGCCGTCGTGGCGCTGGTGGCGCTGTCGGCGCCCGGGGTCTCCCGGCCCGCGCCGGCGCGCGTGCCCGGCCTGGACCCCGAGCGGTCCTACCGGGTCGAGGTCGTCGACCTGGGTGCCGGGCTGCCGCGGGTGCTCGACGCCGGGGCGCCGGCGTGGTGGGACGCGGTCGTCGGCGGCGGGTCCGTCGTGCTGCCCGGCCGGGCGCTCGCGGAGACCGGGCTGGCGTGGCCGCTGCTCACGCCGCAGCAGGCGGCGGTGCTGCGGCTGACGGCGGTGTGA
- a CDS encoding DUF2231 domain-containing protein — protein MHADESPLLTATRRLERATALDDAVDRVQPVVLKALRTSPRLASLLHGRPLGHAAHPLLTDVPIGFWASATVLDVTPGGGDGRRRAADRLLGLGILAAVPAAVTGLADWAVSDRKTLRVGTVHGFLNNVALGLYGTSWLLRRRGHRGLGVAVALGAGGVLGASGYLGGHMASRLGSPPTSASGPAEPEGREGTAADATA, from the coding sequence GTGCACGCCGACGAGAGCCCCCTGCTGACCGCGACCCGGCGCCTCGAGCGCGCCACCGCCCTGGACGACGCGGTCGACCGCGTGCAGCCCGTCGTCCTGAAGGCGCTCCGCACCAGCCCGCGGCTGGCCTCGCTGCTGCACGGCCGGCCGCTCGGTCACGCCGCGCACCCGCTGCTCACGGACGTGCCGATCGGCTTCTGGGCGAGCGCGACCGTGCTCGACGTGACGCCGGGCGGCGGGGACGGCCGCCGTCGCGCCGCCGACCGGCTGCTCGGGCTCGGCATCCTGGCCGCCGTGCCGGCCGCGGTCACCGGCCTCGCGGACTGGGCGGTGTCCGACCGGAAGACGCTCCGCGTCGGCACGGTGCACGGCTTCCTCAACAACGTCGCGCTCGGCCTCTACGGCACGTCCTGGCTGCTGCGGCGCCGCGGGCACCGCGGGCTCGGCGTCGCGGTGGCGCTCGGTGCCGGTGGCGTGCTCGGTGCCAGCGGCTACCTCGGCGGGCACATGGCGTCCCGGCTCGGCTCCCCGCCCACGTCGGCGTCGGGCCCGGCGGAGCCGGAGGGCCGCGAGGGCACGGCGGCAGACGCGACGGCGTGA
- a CDS encoding helix-turn-helix transcriptional regulator, whose protein sequence is MVQQQRLDEVFAALSDATRRDVLVRLGDGPATIGQLAEPYGITLTGMTKHVRVLEDAGLVVTEKVGRTRQCRLGAERLDDAMSWIGFYQRLWERRLDGLEAFFTLQRGRADEAARRTRPEGPTP, encoded by the coding sequence ATGGTTCAGCAACAGCGCCTGGACGAGGTGTTCGCCGCCCTGTCCGACGCGACCCGGCGCGACGTCCTCGTGCGCCTCGGCGACGGTCCGGCCACCATCGGGCAGCTCGCCGAGCCGTACGGCATCACCCTCACCGGCATGACGAAGCACGTGCGGGTGCTGGAGGACGCGGGCCTGGTCGTCACCGAGAAGGTCGGGCGCACCCGGCAGTGCCGCCTCGGGGCGGAGCGCCTGGACGACGCGATGTCCTGGATCGGGTTCTACCAGCGGCTCTGGGAGCGCCGGCTGGACGGGCTCGAGGCCTTCTTCACCCTGCAGCGCGGGCGCGCCGACGAGGCGGCCCGCCGGACGCGACCGGAAGGACCCACGCCATGA
- a CDS encoding SRPBCC domain-containing protein, giving the protein MTTDATDLELRAQRVLPATPDEVFDAYTDAEKQRTWFAILDTEPGIVEIEVDLRVGGQQTAVWGPSRDELFRETQTFLEIDRPHRLVTDSVGSSPDGATMATRVVVTFEAVDGGTLMSVVQSGFPTPEIRDFFAEHAWEGAFDRIGAYLSRA; this is encoded by the coding sequence ATGACCACCGACGCCACCGACCTCGAGCTCCGCGCCCAGCGCGTCCTGCCCGCCACCCCGGACGAGGTCTTCGACGCCTACACCGACGCCGAGAAGCAGCGCACCTGGTTCGCGATCCTGGACACGGAGCCGGGCATCGTCGAGATCGAGGTCGACCTGCGGGTCGGCGGGCAGCAGACCGCGGTCTGGGGCCCGAGTCGCGACGAGCTGTTCCGCGAGACCCAGACGTTCCTGGAGATCGACCGCCCGCACCGCCTGGTCACCGACTCGGTCGGCAGCAGCCCGGACGGCGCGACGATGGCGACCCGCGTGGTCGTCACGTTCGAGGCGGTCGACGGCGGCACGCTGATGAGCGTCGTGCAGAGCGGCTTCCCGACGCCCGAGATCCGGGACTTCTTCGCCGAGCACGCCTGGGAGGGCGCGTTCGACCGGATCGGCGCGTACCTGTCCCGGGCCTGA